ACCAAAAAGGCGATGTCCAACCTGAGCGGGGCGCTGATCGCCATGTCGCTGGTATTGTGCGCCGTGTTTGTCCCGGTGAGTTTCCTTTCGGGCATTACGGGCCAGCTCTACCGCCAGTTCACCATCACCATCGCCGTGTCGGTGGTCATCTCGACCGTCGTGGCGCTGACGCTCAGCCCTGTGATGTGTGCGCTTTTCCTGCGGCCCGAAGGCGAGGGGAAGAAAAACCGCTTTTTCCGCCGCATCAACCTCACCCTGGCGACGGGCAACAAGTTCTACGGCCGCATGATTCAGGGGGCGCTGAAGCATTCGCGCCGCATGTTCGCCGCCTTCGGCATCGTGCTGATCGGCATCTGGCTGATGAACAGGCTCGTGCCGCAGAGCTTCATGCCGCAGGAAGACCAGGGTTACTTTACCGTCGAACTGGAGTTGCCCGAGGGGGCGACGATCGAACGCACCCGTGAGGTGACCGACCGCGCGATGAAGTTCCTGATGGCCGATCCCGACGTGGAATACGTGCTCAATGTCACGGGTTCCAGTCCGCGCGTGGGTACCAACCAGGCGCGCAGCCAGCTGACCGTGATCCTCAAACCGTGGGGTGACCGCGACTCCGAGGGGCTGAGTTCCGTGATGCAGCGCGTGCGCACCGAACTCTCGCGCTACCCCGAAAGCAAGGTATACCTCTCGACGCCCGCTGTGATTCCCGGTCTGGGCAACTCGGGCGGTTTCGAGATGGTGCTCGAAGCACGGGGCAATACGACCTACCAGGATTTGCAGCATGCCGTGGATACGCTGATGTATTACGCTTCGCAGCGTCCCGAATTCACGGGGCTGGCATCGTCCATGCAGGGCGACATTCCGCAGCTCTATTTCGACGTCGACCGAGACAAGGCGCAGCTGCTGGGTGTCTCGATGTCCGACATTTTCTCGACGATGAAGGCCTTTACTGGGTCGATCTACGTCAATGACTTCAATATGTTCAACCGCATCTACCGCGTTTACATCCAGGCCGAGGCTCCCTACCGTGCGCAGCGCGACAACCTGAACCTCTTTTTCGTGCGCGGGGCGGGCGGTGTGATGATCCCGATCACTTCGCTCGGGACGACGCACTATACGACGGGCGCAGGCAACATCAAGCGTTTCAACATGTTCAACTCGGCCACCATTTCCGGTGAGGCCGCGCACGGTTACAGTTCGGGGCAGGCGATGGGTGTGCTGGAAGAGCTCGTCCGCAAGCACTTGCCCGCGTCGATCGGCGTCGAGTGGAGCGGCCTTTCCTACCAGGAAAAGCATGTCGGCGGGCAGACCGGCCTGGTGCTGGCGCTGGCCTTCCTGTTCGTCTTCCTGTTCCTTGCGGCACAGTACGAGAGCTGGTCGGTGCCCGTGGCCGTCATCCTGTCGCTCCCCGTGGCCGGCATCGGCGCCTACCTGGGTATCTGGATCTGCGGGCTGGAAAACAATATCTATTTCCAGATCGGACTGGTGATGCTCGTGGGACTGGTGGCCAAGAACGCCATCCTGATCGTGGAATTCGCCAAGGAAGAGGTCGAGAAGGGCCGCGATGCGGTCTCCGCGGCGCTCACGGCGGCGCACCTGCGTTTCCGCCCGATCGTCATGACCTCGCTGGCCTTCATCCTCGGTCTGCTGCCGCTGGTCTTCGCTTCGGGGCCGGGCTCGGCAAGCCGTCAGGGGATCGGTACGGGCGTCTTCTTCGGCATGTTGGTCGCCATTACGGTAGGCATTGTCTTCGTGCCCTTCTTCTTCGTGTGGATTTACCGGATTAAAGAAAAACTGAAACGATGAAACGACTTGCGATATTTCTTGTGATACTGGCTGCTGCCGCTGGGCTGGGCTCCTGCTCGGCCGTGCGTCACTGCAAGGCGCCCGAGGTCGATTTCCCGGCGGCTATCGCCGGGGGTGCTGCGGCCGATTCGCTCGCCATCGCCGACATGGAGTGGTGGCAGTTCTACGGCGATTCGACCCTGTGCAACATCATCCGTCATACGTTGGCCAACAACAAGGACATGCTTGCCGCCGCGGCGCGTGTCGAGCGGATGCGCCAGCTTTACCGCATCGGCAAGGCCGACCGCCTGCCGTCGGTGTCGGGAACGGTCTACGCCGATCACGAAACCAACGACTATGCGGGCGAGGAGCCGAGCCGCGACCCCGAATTCGGCGCCAAGGCTACCGTGAGCTGGGAGCTCGACCTGTGGGGAAACCTGCGCTGGGCCAAGCGCAAGGGCGGTGCCGAATACCTCGCATCGGTCGAGGACAGGCGTGCGATGCAGATGACGCTCGTGGCCGAGGTCGCCGCCGCCTATTTCCGGTTGATGGCGCTCGACAACGAGCTTTCCATCGTGCGGCGTACGCTCATCACGCGCAGCGAGGGTGCTTACCAGGCGCAGTTGCGTTTCGAGGGCGGCCTCACCTCTGAAACGGTCTTCCAGCAGGCGAAAGTGGAGTACGCCTCGACGGCGGCGCTGATCCCCGACCTCGAACGCAAGATCGAGGTCATGGAAAACAGCATTTCGCTGCTCATGGGCGAAAATCCCGACTGGCGGGTCGTGCGCAGCAAGATGAATACCGAGGCGGAGTTCGCCGAGTCGCTTCCCGTGGGGTTGCCGTCGGAATTGCTCCTGCGGCGTCCCGACGTGCGGGCTTCTGAGCAGCAGCTCCGTGCGGCGATGGCCGCCGCGGGCATGGCCTACGCCGACCGCTTCCCGCGCATCGTGTTCAACCTGACGGGCGGCTGGGAAAACGACGATGTGAGCGGGTTTTTCCGTTCGCCGTTCTCGTATGTCGCCGGTACGCTCGCCTCGCCGATCTTCGGGTTCGGCCGTAAACAGGCCCGGTACAAGGCCGCGCTGGCCGCCTACGACGAGGCCCGGCTGGGGTATGAACAGAAGGTGCTGACGGTTTTCAAGGAGGCCAACGACGCCGTGGTCAGCTACCGCAGCGTTCGCCAGACGGCCGCGCTGAAGGTTAACCTGCGCGACGCAGCCCGGAAATACGTCGAACTCGCCCAGCTGCAATACCGGGGCGGGAGCATCAATTATATCGACGTGCTGGATGCACAACGCCGTTATTTCGACGCTCAGATCGGGGTCAGCAATGCCGTGCGCGACGAGCACCTGGCTTTGGTCGACCTTTACAAAGCCCTGGGCGGCGGCTGGGCGGAATAACCCTGCCGGCTTCTTTGGTTTATCGCTATGCCCGGATCCGCGCGGATCCGGACTTTTTATTCCCGGGACGCCGTTTCGTGGCATCTTCCCCGAAAACTCTTTTTGTCATGCTCATACGAAACATCCTTCCCCGGGAAAGTTCTTCCCGCCGGGCCGTGATTCGGAGCCCGGGAAGCGGAATCGGAATAGTGCCGGCCTGCCGATGTCCCCTGTGCGGGTCGGATCAATCCCGGACTCTTTTCTTTCTCCATTTGGGGCGGATGTCGAGGAATATTTCGAAATTTATCCCCGGCATGGGGCGTCCCAGCACGGAAACATACTCTTCGTCGAAGAGGTTTTTGACGGCGGCTTTGACCGAAAAATTGGCCCAGCGTGCGGAAAACAGCTTCTCGAGAGTCACGTCGTTCATCAGGTAGTAGGGGACGTTGCCTGTGTAGGTGAATGCGTTGCTCGTCATGGTGAACCGCTCGCTGTAATAGCACCACTTGTATAGCAGGCGCCAGCTTTTGTAGGCCAGACGCCCTGTCACTGCGGCCGAATATACGGGCACGTAGGGGAGTTGCCTGCCCAATGACCGGTCGCCCTTGCTGAACGCTTCGCCCCGGTTGACCGAGGGCGTCCACGAGAAGTTGCCGTCCAGTCCCAGCTGCCACTCCTTCGAGAGCATACGGTCGTACCCGGCTTTCAGTTCCACGCCGTAAGCGTGTACGTCCTTCATGTTGAGCGGCGTCCAGTAGTTGGTGTTGCCGCCCAGCGGCAGCCAGAGAATCCAGTCGTCGATGTAGGAATCGAACCATGTCGCCTCGCCGTGCAGCGAATATACCCCTTCCTTCCCTACGGCAAACGATATCCCGCCGTCGTACGAAAACCCCGATTCGGGTACGAGGTCGGTGTTCCCGCCCGGTTGGAAATAGAGGTCGTTGAGCGTGGGATAACGGTAGTTGCGCGATACGGAGGCTTTTGCCCGGATCGTCCCGCGTTTCGAGATCAGGTAGTCTGCATAGAACGCCGGGATGAGCGGCGTCCACTGCGCGCCGTACATCTCTTCGCGCAGCGTGACGGACAGCCCCAGCCGTTCGGTGGGCATCCATTTGGCCGTGATGCTGGTCGAAAGCTCCGTGCGCGCGTGGTTGTATCCGATGGTCTTTCGGTTCATGTCCTGCGAGATGATCCTGCGGTCGTTGTTCGTGACGAAATGCTGGTGCAGGTCGGCCTGTGCCGTGAAGAGCCATTTGCGGCCTATGTAGTACTCCCCTTCGCCCGAGACGAAGAGCGTGTGGTACCAGTTCCGGGAGGTGGTCATGTACTCCAGTTTCCCGTTGCCCACGTCGTTGGCGTAGTCGTAGGCGAACCAGCTGTAGATGTATCCGGCCTTGGCCGCGACTTTCCAGTTCCGGCGCAGGTGATCCCACGACAGCACGCTGCGCAGCGTGCGTTCGCGCTGTTCGTTGATGAATTTCTTCGGATCGCCGTAATCGGTCGTCATGCGCCCCAGCCCGCGCTTCGAGGCGATCAGCCAGGCGTTCAGGCCGAACCGGTCTCCGTTGCCCGTGTTGTAATAGGCCTCCTGCAACAGGTGGAAGTCGCGGAAAGCTCCGTCGTCGTGCTTTTCGCGGGGATAGTACGAACCGATGATGTTGTGCTCGTCGTCGTAGATGTTTTCCTTCTTGTCGTGGTTCCGGTAGGAATATTCGTTGGGGGACGACGAATATACCACGCGCGTGGAGGTCTGCCAGCGGTCGTTGCCGTAGGTGAGACGCAGGAATTCGTCCGTCGTCCAGAATGACCCGATGCCCTGGGTGTATTGCAGCCCGAAGCCCTGCGTATCGGCGGGTTTGGTCGCCAGCATGACCGCACCGCCCAGGCCGCCGCCCGTGACGTTGACCGACGAGGTGCCGTGCAGCAGTTGTGCGTCGTCGACGAAGTAGGAGGGAATCATCGAGAAATCGGTCATGCCCAGCATCGGCGAGTTGATGCGCATGCCGTTCCACACCACCTGCGTATGCGAAGGGCCCGTGCCGCGGAATGCGACCGTCGAAAGCGTCGCCCGTCCGTATTGCTTGATGAAGATCGACGAATTGAATGTCAGCACGTCGGCCATCGACAGGGCAATGTTCTCGTGCAGGACGAGCGTGTCGAGCTGCGTTTTCTGAACGCCTATTTCTTTCATGGGTTTCACGCCCGTCACCCCGACTGCGCGGATGGGCAACACCAGCGACGGATTCTCGTTCCACCACCCTCCGTCCGACGGCGCCTTGTCCTGGGCGGCGGCGCTCCACCAGAGGGCGATGCTGAACAGCGGGATTAGGAGTCTCTTCATTGCTTCGCGTGTTTGTCGGGTTATCGTTTCCAGCAGAAGGCGCCCGGGGTGACGCCCGCGTAAAATTCGTCTACCGCGTCGCCGTCGGCCGTATAACGGTAGACGATCCCCTGCTGCTGGTAGTCGATGGCATCGGCCACGTAGACGTCGCCGTTGTCCGGGTCGACCGTCAACCCGTAATATTTCGTCTCCCGGTATTCGAGGAACGGGCGCGCCGGGAGCTGCTCGGCAGCTACGGGCATGCGCCAGACATCCTTGTTGATCCAGTACAGCGTGTCGCGCGTGCCGTTGAGCTGCACTTCCGAGGGTGCATCCCCCTCTCTGAAACGGAACTGCTTTTCCAGGCGGAACGAGGCGGCGTCGATGCGGTACAGTGCCGGAACATCATATCCGTAGGGGCTGCCTTCGTAACCGCCGTCGGTGATCGTCCACAGCTTGTCGTTGGCATCCAGTACCAGCGATGTGGGTTGTACGCCGACGACCAGTTCGTCCACCACCCTGTCGGTTCGGGTGTCGATCTTCAGCAGCCGGTTCTGGTACGACCAGCAGTTCACGTAGACGTATTGCCCGTACTGTACCATCTGCTCGGTCGATCCCGATCCGGGTGTCATGCCGGGACACTCGATGTAGCCCGTGATCTCGTACCGCCTGGGGTTGACGATGAAAATGCGGTTGTCCCAGAGCTGGGTCACATAGGCCTTTTCGTCGGAGACGAAGTGGATGTACCGCGGCGAGGTGAGGTTCGTGATGCGGCCCACCTCCTTGAATGTACGGAGGTCGATTGCGAAGACGACATGCGAATTGTTCACGACGATCCATCCCAGATCGTTGTGGATGGTCATCGACTGTGCCACGTCGCCCAACTTCATGGCGTTGGCACGGTAGAAAACCTCGTTCTCGACCTTTTTCGTTGCCGGGTCGTAATAGGAGAGCGTGGCGTTGCCGTACTGGAAATTTCCCTCGTTGGTGATGAACAACCCCGGCCCCGTCGCGGCGAACTCTTCCATGTCTGCGTAGTCCCACTTCATGCAGCCTCCCAGTGCCGGCAGGCACAGGATCACGGGCAGAATATGTCGTAAAATCCGTTTCATGCGTCGAAAATTAAAGAAACGACCGGCCCCTCCTCTTCCCTGGTGCGGAACTGCGGCCGGCTGCATCGGACGTCCGGTGCGGCCTTCGTATTTGTCAAACTGATTTTACATCCGGGAATATGCCTTGCCGGCAGGCTCTTCATGCCGATCACGATCCATTCCCCTGGATTGTAAAATCATTGCAACGGCAGGTCTTCTGACTCGTTCCCGTCGAGACGCCTTCCCGGCCGGACTGGGGCCAGTGGCAAAAGATTGTCAGGACTTGTTGTGCCATTTCGGGTGGCAGGAACTCACAGCAGAGGGAACTGTTGCCGATTTTCACGGCATTCCCTTTTAATCGGTCAGGGGGTTGCGGAACCCCTTTGCGAACCATTGCGCAACAAAAGTATAAAAAATTCGGGTTCGCAAGGCCTTATAACGAAAAAAGGTCGCCGTATGGCGACCTTTCCGAGCCGAAACCGGGACTTGAACCCGGGACCTCTTCATTACGAGTGAAACGCTCTACCAACTGAGCTATTTCGGCTTGCCGAGAACATTAAGCTCTCTTTGGGATTGCAAATATCTGAAAAAAATATTTTTCTCGCAACAATTTTCGGAAAATTCTCGCATTTCTTGCTATATTCGCGTCAAAACTAACCGAAAACAGACCGGGTTATGATTACTTTCCTGGGGTGCCTGGGGCTCCTCGTGGCAGCATATTTCACCTACGGACGCTATCTCGAACGCCTGTGCGGCGTGGATGCTGCGCGGCCTGTGCCTTCGGCCACGTCGTTCGACGGAGTGGATTATATCCCGATGCCGATGTGGAGGACTTTCCTCATACAGCTGCTCAATATCGCGGGGCTGGGGCCGATTTTCGGTGCCGTGCTGGGGGCGGCATACGGCCCCGTGGCATTCCTGTGGATTACCTTCGGCGGTATCTTCATGGGGGCGGCGCACGACTTCATCGCCGGGATCGTCTCGCTGCGCAGCAACGGTGCGAGTTTGCCCGAGACCGTCGGCACCTACCTCGGGCCGGGGATAAAACAACTTATGCGCATCTTTTCCGTGGGGCTGATGGTGCTCGTCGGCGCTGTCTTCCTGTCGCAGCCCGCTTCGCTGATCGCCA
This Alistipes onderdonkii DNA region includes the following protein-coding sequences:
- a CDS encoding efflux RND transporter permease subunit — its product is MKADFFIDRPVFSTVLSIIIVIVGFIGLALLPVDQYPQIVPPVVRISASYPGADAQTVTQAVATPIEQELNGTPGMIYMESSSSNSGGFSATVTFDISTDPDLAAVDIQNRLKKAEARLPAEVVQNGISVEKQAASKLMTITLLSSDPKFDEIYLSNYATLNVLDMLRRVPGVGSVSNVGSRYYAMQIWVMPDKLADLGLTVKDLQTALKDQNRESAAGVLGQAPMNGIDVTIPITAQGRLSSVSEFEDIVVRANPDGSIIRLKDVARISLEASSYNTESGINGGNAAVLNINMLPGANAMEVAALVKAAMEEISHNFPEGISYEIPFDMTTYISESIHHVYQTLFEALLLVILVVFLSLQSWRATIIPIVAVPISLIGTFGVMLVFGFSLNMLTLLGLILAIGIVVDDAIVVVENVDRIMNEEHLSPYEATKKAMSNLSGALIAMSLVLCAVFVPVSFLSGITGQLYRQFTITIAVSVVISTVVALTLSPVMCALFLRPEGEGKKNRFFRRINLTLATGNKFYGRMIQGALKHSRRMFAAFGIVLIGIWLMNRLVPQSFMPQEDQGYFTVELELPEGATIERTREVTDRAMKFLMADPDVEYVLNVTGSSPRVGTNQARSQLTVILKPWGDRDSEGLSSVMQRVRTELSRYPESKVYLSTPAVIPGLGNSGGFEMVLEARGNTTYQDLQHAVDTLMYYASQRPEFTGLASSMQGDIPQLYFDVDRDKAQLLGVSMSDIFSTMKAFTGSIYVNDFNMFNRIYRVYIQAEAPYRAQRDNLNLFFVRGAGGVMIPITSLGTTHYTTGAGNIKRFNMFNSATISGEAAHGYSSGQAMGVLEELVRKHLPASIGVEWSGLSYQEKHVGGQTGLVLALAFLFVFLFLAAQYESWSVPVAVILSLPVAGIGAYLGIWICGLENNIYFQIGLVMLVGLVAKNAILIVEFAKEEVEKGRDAVSAALTAAHLRFRPIVMTSLAFILGLLPLVFASGPGSASRQGIGTGVFFGMLVAITVGIVFVPFFFVWIYRIKEKLKR
- a CDS encoding efflux transporter outer membrane subunit; translated protein: MKRLAIFLVILAAAAGLGSCSAVRHCKAPEVDFPAAIAGGAAADSLAIADMEWWQFYGDSTLCNIIRHTLANNKDMLAAAARVERMRQLYRIGKADRLPSVSGTVYADHETNDYAGEEPSRDPEFGAKATVSWELDLWGNLRWAKRKGGAEYLASVEDRRAMQMTLVAEVAAAYFRLMALDNELSIVRRTLITRSEGAYQAQLRFEGGLTSETVFQQAKVEYASTAALIPDLERKIEVMENSISLLMGENPDWRVVRSKMNTEAEFAESLPVGLPSELLLRRPDVRASEQQLRAAMAAAGMAYADRFPRIVFNLTGGWENDDVSGFFRSPFSYVAGTLASPIFGFGRKQARYKAALAAYDEARLGYEQKVLTVFKEANDAVVSYRSVRQTAALKVNLRDAARKYVELAQLQYRGGSINYIDVLDAQRRYFDAQIGVSNAVRDEHLALVDLYKALGGGWAE
- a CDS encoding TonB-dependent receptor plug domain-containing protein, producing MKRLLIPLFSIALWWSAAAQDKAPSDGGWWNENPSLVLPIRAVGVTGVKPMKEIGVQKTQLDTLVLHENIALSMADVLTFNSSIFIKQYGRATLSTVAFRGTGPSHTQVVWNGMRINSPMLGMTDFSMIPSYFVDDAQLLHGTSSVNVTGGGLGGAVMLATKPADTQGFGLQYTQGIGSFWTTDEFLRLTYGNDRWQTSTRVVYSSSPNEYSYRNHDKKENIYDDEHNIIGSYYPREKHDDGAFRDFHLLQEAYYNTGNGDRFGLNAWLIASKRGLGRMTTDYGDPKKFINEQRERTLRSVLSWDHLRRNWKVAAKAGYIYSWFAYDYANDVGNGKLEYMTTSRNWYHTLFVSGEGEYYIGRKWLFTAQADLHQHFVTNNDRRIISQDMNRKTIGYNHARTELSTSITAKWMPTERLGLSVTLREEMYGAQWTPLIPAFYADYLISKRGTIRAKASVSRNYRYPTLNDLYFQPGGNTDLVPESGFSYDGGISFAVGKEGVYSLHGEATWFDSYIDDWILWLPLGGNTNYWTPLNMKDVHAYGVELKAGYDRMLSKEWQLGLDGNFSWTPSVNRGEAFSKGDRSLGRQLPYVPVYSAAVTGRLAYKSWRLLYKWCYYSERFTMTSNAFTYTGNVPYYLMNDVTLEKLFSARWANFSVKAAVKNLFDEEYVSVLGRPMPGINFEIFLDIRPKWRKKRVRD
- a CDS encoding YncE family protein; this encodes MKRILRHILPVILCLPALGGCMKWDYADMEEFAATGPGLFITNEGNFQYGNATLSYYDPATKKVENEVFYRANAMKLGDVAQSMTIHNDLGWIVVNNSHVVFAIDLRTFKEVGRITNLTSPRYIHFVSDEKAYVTQLWDNRIFIVNPRRYEITGYIECPGMTPGSGSTEQMVQYGQYVYVNCWSYQNRLLKIDTRTDRVVDELVVGVQPTSLVLDANDKLWTITDGGYEGSPYGYDVPALYRIDAASFRLEKQFRFREGDAPSEVQLNGTRDTLYWINKDVWRMPVAAEQLPARPFLEYRETKYYGLTVDPDNGDVYVADAIDYQQQGIVYRYTADGDAVDEFYAGVTPGAFCWKR